The following proteins are encoded in a genomic region of Drosophila miranda strain MSH22 chromosome 4, D.miranda_PacBio2.1, whole genome shotgun sequence:
- the LOC108163323 gene encoding nucleolar protein dao-5 isoform X1: MRKEQKLRLWRQMTKQHGADRLSKHEWKNLRADFLRSWNTTTFDKFSKDQLAEAALREELQETTVAPDGSMPVTRAYSGLEKGLASRLSTRRRSTKLETNPIATSEGSIPPAQENTGSSQRKPSSLPLVLLGLEKDQTQSSKPSRSAVKAREKPVATPEKFIALPREPTSLENVIYIVQGDQSRLLNRGPNSRGTLKLAPTTDGHIELKQGDQKRSSKASQSRVKTDVKLSAISDGSVPPTQENTDSSQRKPSSLPLVLLGLEKDQTQSSKPSRSAVKAREKPVATPEKFIALPREPTSLENVIYIVQGDQSRLLNRGPNSRGTLKLAPTTDGHIELKQGDQKRSSKASQSRVKTDVKLSAISDGSVPPTQENTDSSQRKPSSLPLVLLGLEKDQTQSSKPSRSAVKAREKPVATPDKFIALPREPTSLENVIYIVQGDQSRLLNRGPNSRGTLKLAPTTDGHIELKQGDQKRSSKASQSRVKTDVKLSAISDGSVPPTQENTGSSKRKPMSLLLDHSEPESTDQSQLLNCRPSSRPRPKLAPTPDGHIELEKRDKKRAPKPTQNPFMREVKSAAIFYSSIPPAQEHTGSSLRLDRAGTEKGEKSQSPKHITSLLPLDLLGTEKGDQSGSSKHTCTSVKPRTKSAATPDRDIPPSTLKGSIPSSPVLEEADFSCSLKLTKSGKQRDRIVELSELRKHITKTNGTETEGKNNETIENNSPLKSPVKRKPADTIPIPLQPIKRRRQTHVPVKISHHLESVPFMPMIEMVPAPTDLSTDILEESAEIGIAMRQIQELMDLEKEAEIVDDAPDDAPFVESPIMACWTDKKIDLSHENNVEDNVEDNVEDNVEDTEIMTLFELGDEGDRTPEIDRCLKIFTTKTPSEIDDQLAVTTEFFERLPNSSTVDLEKADLMEEEEVLDYEEDEDVDDDVLSVTATSWDDMDEEEKQPEPSKASLRNFRIPRLTKEILQSQPQIMCSLYNNEVLNKKEQEEPQRRTSKQRKSSGSATSTASASPFVLAQHVVPPPALASALPLEATPIIEPLYDQRQNIFGHNANPVAPAITLTPPPAAVCTPIISPRQDNRTLTMQQAATVTPSLGNPRTQAIAARHVIEPVPKFDAPYPSTAATKQTISTDRTKWFSAEYWMLNLFGVNCLANLDDVKCAQSCNHTFTGIGEFSQKLMRLDVDSLLFTYHRMLMRSQRLFLTFASAYVDIFEAKNLQNDLLHLLMDCRLYKSLCASIINKAFTALKNMGLETQATRCIMEYLWMPCKSRKFAEMTFTILKVLGSSNWYNYTDKMVELCQIYEFSLPTEVLLTILSSANERHELKSEAVKFFLVMGVAPEERKEELTAALKLFAAIDH, encoded by the exons atgAGAAAAGAGCAGAAGTTGAGACTATGGCGGCAGATGACGAAGCAACATGGCGCAGACAGATTATCGAAGCACGAATGGAAGAACTTGCGCGCAGACTTCCTAAGGAGTTGGAACACAACAACA TTCGATAAGTTTTCTAAAGATCAATTGGCCGAAGCTGCTTTGCGCGAAGAACTGCAAGAGACGACAGTAGCACCTGACGGATCTATGCCGGTTACTCGGGCGTACTCTGGCCTTGAAAAA GGGCTTGCATCGCGTCTATCAACGCGTAGACGAAGCACTAAACTTGAGACCAACCCGATAGCAACTTCTGAAGGATCTATTCCGCCTGCTCAGGAGAACACTGGCTCATCACAGCGTAAGCCCAGTTCGCTTCCTTTGGTCCTCCTTGGGCTTGAAAAG GACCAAACGCAATCATCAAAGCCAAGCCGCAGCGCGGTGAAAGCTCGGGAAAAACCGGTAGCAACTCCTGAAAAATTTATTGCGCTTCCTCGAGAGCCCACTAGCCTTGAAAAT GTAATTTATATCGTACAGGGTGACCAATCGCGATTATTGAATCGTGGACCCAATTCCAGAGGTACATTAAAACTGGCACCGACTACTGACGGACACATTGAGCTTAAACAA GGGGACCAAAAGCGATCATCAAAGGCTAGCCAAAGCAGAGTTAAAACTGACGTTAAATTGTCAGCGATCTCTGACGGCTCTGTTCCGCCTACTCAGGAGAACACTGACTCATCACAGCGTAAGCCCAGTTCGCTTCCTTTGGTCCTCCTTGGGCTTGAAAAG GACCAAACGCAATCATCAAAGCCAAGCCGCAGCGCGGTGAAAGCTCGGGAAAAACCGGTAGCAACTCCTGAAAAATTTATTGCGCTTCCTCGAGAGCCCACTAGCCTTGAAAAT GTAATTTATATCGTACAGGGTGACCAATCGCGATTATTGAATCGTGGACCCAATTCCAGAGGTACATTAAAACTGGCACCGACTACTGACGGACACATTGAGCTTAAACAA GGGGACCAAAAGCGATCATCAAAGGCTAGCCAAAGCAGAGTTAAAACTGACGTTAAATTGTCAGCGATCTCTGACGGCTCTGTTCCGCCTACTCAGGAGAACACTGACTCATCACAGCGTAAGCCCAGTTCGCTTCCTTTGGTCCTCCTTGGGCTTGAAAAG GACCAAACGCAATCATCAAAGCCAAGCCGCAGCGCGGTGAAAGCTCGGGAAAAACCGGTAGCAACTCCTGACAAATTTATTGCGCTTCCTCGAGAGCCCACTAGCCTTGAAAAT GTAATTTATATCGTACAGGGTGACCAATCGCGATTATTGAATCGTGGACCCAATTCCAGAGGTACATTAAAACTGGCACCGACTACTGACGGACACATTGAGCTTAAACAA GGGGACCAAAAGCGATCATCAAAGGCTAGCCAAAGCAGAGTTAAAACTGACGTTAAATTGTCAGCGATCTCTGACGGCTCTGTTCCGCCTACTCAGGAAAACACTGGCTCATCAAAGCGTAAACCCATGTCGCTTCTTCTGGACCACTCCGAGCCTGAAAGC ACGGACCAATCGCAATTGTTGAATTGTAGACCCAGTTCCAGACCTAGACCAAAACTGGCACCGACTCCTGACGGACACATTGAGctggaaaaa AGAGACAAAAAGCGAGCACCCAAGCCTACACAAAACCCATTCATGAGGGAGGTAAAATCGGCAGCGATTTTTTACAGCTCTATTCCGCCTGCTCAGGAGCACACCGGCTCTTCACTTCGTCTAGACCGTGCTGGCACTGAAAAG GGAGAAAAATCGCAGTCACCAAAGCATATAACGAGTTTACTTCCTCTGGATTTACTTGGGACTGAAAAG GGGGATCAATCGGGATCATCAAAGCATACCTGCACCTCTGTTAAACCACGGACAAAATCGGCGGCGACTCCTGACAGAGATATTCCGCCATCGACTCTTAAAGGATCTATTCCGTCCAGCCCTGTACTTGAAGAG GCGGACTTTTCGTGTTCATTGAAGCTTACAAAGTCTGGTAAACAGCGCGATCGCATCGTAGAATTGTCTGAATTGCGGAAGCACATAACCAAAACAAATGGGACTGAAACTGAGGgaaaaaataatgaaactaTAGAAAACAATAGCCCCTTAAAGTCTCCAGTTAAGCGTAAACCAGCAGACACCATACCAATCCCACTGCAGCCAATCAAGAGAAGGAGACAAACACATGTTCCAGTAAAA ATTAGCCACCATTTGGAGAGCGTTCCTTTCATGCCTATGATTGAAATGGTTCCTGCTCCTACCGATTTAAGCACTGACATATTGGAGGAATCTGCAGAGATAGGGATAGCTATGCGACAGATCCAAGAGCTTATGGATTTAGAAAAGGAAGCAGAAATAGTGGACGATGCTCCGGACGATGCTCCGTTCGTCGAGAGTCCCATAATGGCGTGCTGGACTGACAAAAAGATCGATTTAAGCCACGAGAACAATGTAGAGGACAATGTAGAGGACAATGTAGAGGACAATGTAGAGGACACTGAGATAATGACTCTTTTCGAATTGGGTGATGAAGGCGATCGTACACCGGAAATAGATCGTTGCCTGAAAATCTTTACCACTAAAACGCCAAGTGAAATTGACGATCAACTGGCCGTCACAACGGAGTTCTTCGAACGGTTGCCAAATTCGTCCACAGTCGATTTAGAAAAGGCAGACCtcatggaggaggaggaggtccTTGACTATGAAGAGGATGAAGACGTGGACGATGATGTCTTGTCGGTTACGGCCACATCTTGGGATGACATGGATGAGGAGGAAAAACAACCAGAGCCCTCAAAAGCTTCATTGAGAAATTTTCGTATACCTCGACTTACCAAAGAAATACTCCAGTCGCAGCCGCAAATAATGTGCTCGCTGTACAATAATGAGGTACTCAACAAAAAGGAACAAGAGGAGCCACAGAGGCGGACATCAAAGCAACGGAAATCATCAGGGTCTGCTACATCTACAGCATCTGCTTCACCATTCGTGCTCGCCCAACATGTAGTGCCTCCTCCAGCATTGGCGTCTGCTCTACCATTGGAGGCTACCCCAATAATCGAACCGCTGTACGACCAGAGGCAGAACATATTCGGCCATAACGCGAATCCAGTGGCTCCAGCTATAACTTTAACGCCGCCTCCAGCTGCAGTATGCACTCCAATAATAAGTCCCCGACAGGATAACCGAACATTGACGATGCAGCAGGCTGCAACAGTAACGCCATCGCTTGGCAATCCACGTACCCAGGCAATTGCTGCTCGGCATGTGATCGAACCCGTACCGAAATTTGATGCGCCTTATCCTTCAACTGCTGCGACTAAGCAAACTATTAGTACGGACAGGACCAAGTGGTTTAGTGCTGAGTATTGGATGTTGAATTTGTTTGGAGTCAATTGCTTGGCAAATCTAGACGATGTGAAGTGCGCCCAAAGCTGTAATCATACATTTACCGGCATCGGAGAGTTTAGCCAGAAACTGATGAGACTGGATGTGGATAGCCTGTTATTCACATATCACCGAATGCTAATGCGTAGTCAACGTCTCTTCCTGACATTCGCTTCGGCTTATGTTGATATATTTGAAGCTAAAAATCTGCAGAACGACTTGCTGCACTTGCTGATGGATTGTCGATTGTACAAGTCACTTTGTGCTTCCATTATTAATAAAGCCTTTACTGCCTTGAAAAACATGGGCTTGGAAACGCAGGCCACACGTTGCATTATGGAATACCTATGGATGCCTTGTAAATCGCGCAAATTCGCGGAAATGACGTTTACAATATTAAAAGTTCTTGGATCCTCTAATTGGTACAACTATACTGATAAAATGGTAGAACTATGCCAGATATATGAGTTCAGTTTACCAACTGAGGTTTTATTAACCATTCTCTCGTCGGCCAACGAGAGACACGAATTGAAAAGCGAGGCCGTAAAGTTCTTTTTGGTCATGGGTGTGGCCCCTGAGGAACGGAAAGAAGAGCTGACGGCAGCTCTCAAGCTATTTGCGGCAATAGATCATTAG
- the LOC108163323 gene encoding nucleolar protein dao-5 isoform X6, whose protein sequence is MRKEQKLRLWRQMTKQHGADRLSKHEWKNLRADFLRSWNTTTFDKFSKDQLAEAALREELQETTVAPDGSMPVTRAYSGLEKGLASRLSTRRRSTKLETNPIATSEGSIPPAQENTGSSQRKPSSLPLVLLGLEKDQTQSSKPSRSAVKAREKPVATPEKFIALPREPTSLENVIYIVQGDQSRLLNRGPNSRGTLKLAPTTDGHIELKQDQTQSSKPSRSAVKAREKPVATPEKFIALPREPTSLENVIYIVQGDQSRLLNRGPNSRGTLKLAPTTDGHIELKQGDQKRSSKASQSRVKTDVKLSAISDGSVPPTQENTDSSQRKPSSLPLVLLGLEKDQTQSSKPSRSAVKAREKPVATPDKFIALPREPTSLENVIYIVQGDQSRLLNRGPNSRGTLKLAPTTDGHIELKQGDQKRSSKASQSRVKTDVKLSAISDGSVPPTQENTGSSKRKPMSLLLDHSEPESTDQSQLLNCRPSSRPRPKLAPTPDGHIELEKRDKKRAPKPTQNPFMREVKSAAIFYSSIPPAQEHTGSSLRLDRAGTEKGEKSQSPKHITSLLPLDLLGTEKGDQSGSSKHTCTSVKPRTKSAATPDRDIPPSTLKGSIPSSPVLEEADFSCSLKLTKSGKQRDRIVELSELRKHITKTNGTETEGKNNETIENNSPLKSPVKRKPADTIPIPLQPIKRRRQTHVPVKISHHLESVPFMPMIEMVPAPTDLSTDILEESAEIGIAMRQIQELMDLEKEAEIVDDAPDDAPFVESPIMACWTDKKIDLSHENNVEDNVEDNVEDNVEDTEIMTLFELGDEGDRTPEIDRCLKIFTTKTPSEIDDQLAVTTEFFERLPNSSTVDLEKADLMEEEEVLDYEEDEDVDDDVLSVTATSWDDMDEEEKQPEPSKASLRNFRIPRLTKEILQSQPQIMCSLYNNEVLNKKEQEEPQRRTSKQRKSSGSATSTASASPFVLAQHVVPPPALASALPLEATPIIEPLYDQRQNIFGHNANPVAPAITLTPPPAAVCTPIISPRQDNRTLTMQQAATVTPSLGNPRTQAIAARHVIEPVPKFDAPYPSTAATKQTISTDRTKWFSAEYWMLNLFGVNCLANLDDVKCAQSCNHTFTGIGEFSQKLMRLDVDSLLFTYHRMLMRSQRLFLTFASAYVDIFEAKNLQNDLLHLLMDCRLYKSLCASIINKAFTALKNMGLETQATRCIMEYLWMPCKSRKFAEMTFTILKVLGSSNWYNYTDKMVELCQIYEFSLPTEVLLTILSSANERHELKSEAVKFFLVMGVAPEERKEELTAALKLFAAIDH, encoded by the exons atgAGAAAAGAGCAGAAGTTGAGACTATGGCGGCAGATGACGAAGCAACATGGCGCAGACAGATTATCGAAGCACGAATGGAAGAACTTGCGCGCAGACTTCCTAAGGAGTTGGAACACAACAACA TTCGATAAGTTTTCTAAAGATCAATTGGCCGAAGCTGCTTTGCGCGAAGAACTGCAAGAGACGACAGTAGCACCTGACGGATCTATGCCGGTTACTCGGGCGTACTCTGGCCTTGAAAAA GGGCTTGCATCGCGTCTATCAACGCGTAGACGAAGCACTAAACTTGAGACCAACCCGATAGCAACTTCTGAAGGATCTATTCCGCCTGCTCAGGAGAACACTGGCTCATCACAGCGTAAGCCCAGTTCGCTTCCTTTGGTCCTCCTTGGGCTTGAAAAG GACCAAACGCAATCATCAAAGCCAAGCCGCAGCGCGGTGAAAGCTCGGGAAAAACCGGTAGCAACTCCTGAAAAATTTATTGCGCTTCCTCGAGAGCCCACTAGCCTTGAAAAT GTAATTTATATCGTACAGGGTGACCAATCGCGATTATTGAATCGTGGACCCAATTCCAGAGGTACATTAAAACTGGCACCGACTACTGACGGACACATTGAGCTTAAACAA GACCAAACGCAATCATCAAAGCCAAGCCGCAGCGCGGTGAAAGCTCGGGAAAAACCGGTAGCAACTCCTGAAAAATTTATTGCGCTTCCTCGAGAGCCCACTAGCCTTGAAAAT GTAATTTATATCGTACAGGGTGACCAATCGCGATTATTGAATCGTGGACCCAATTCCAGAGGTACATTAAAACTGGCACCGACTACTGACGGACACATTGAGCTTAAACAA GGGGACCAAAAGCGATCATCAAAGGCTAGCCAAAGCAGAGTTAAAACTGACGTTAAATTGTCAGCGATCTCTGACGGCTCTGTTCCGCCTACTCAGGAGAACACTGACTCATCACAGCGTAAGCCCAGTTCGCTTCCTTTGGTCCTCCTTGGGCTTGAAAAG GACCAAACGCAATCATCAAAGCCAAGCCGCAGCGCGGTGAAAGCTCGGGAAAAACCGGTAGCAACTCCTGACAAATTTATTGCGCTTCCTCGAGAGCCCACTAGCCTTGAAAAT GTAATTTATATCGTACAGGGTGACCAATCGCGATTATTGAATCGTGGACCCAATTCCAGAGGTACATTAAAACTGGCACCGACTACTGACGGACACATTGAGCTTAAACAA GGGGACCAAAAGCGATCATCAAAGGCTAGCCAAAGCAGAGTTAAAACTGACGTTAAATTGTCAGCGATCTCTGACGGCTCTGTTCCGCCTACTCAGGAAAACACTGGCTCATCAAAGCGTAAACCCATGTCGCTTCTTCTGGACCACTCCGAGCCTGAAAGC ACGGACCAATCGCAATTGTTGAATTGTAGACCCAGTTCCAGACCTAGACCAAAACTGGCACCGACTCCTGACGGACACATTGAGctggaaaaa AGAGACAAAAAGCGAGCACCCAAGCCTACACAAAACCCATTCATGAGGGAGGTAAAATCGGCAGCGATTTTTTACAGCTCTATTCCGCCTGCTCAGGAGCACACCGGCTCTTCACTTCGTCTAGACCGTGCTGGCACTGAAAAG GGAGAAAAATCGCAGTCACCAAAGCATATAACGAGTTTACTTCCTCTGGATTTACTTGGGACTGAAAAG GGGGATCAATCGGGATCATCAAAGCATACCTGCACCTCTGTTAAACCACGGACAAAATCGGCGGCGACTCCTGACAGAGATATTCCGCCATCGACTCTTAAAGGATCTATTCCGTCCAGCCCTGTACTTGAAGAG GCGGACTTTTCGTGTTCATTGAAGCTTACAAAGTCTGGTAAACAGCGCGATCGCATCGTAGAATTGTCTGAATTGCGGAAGCACATAACCAAAACAAATGGGACTGAAACTGAGGgaaaaaataatgaaactaTAGAAAACAATAGCCCCTTAAAGTCTCCAGTTAAGCGTAAACCAGCAGACACCATACCAATCCCACTGCAGCCAATCAAGAGAAGGAGACAAACACATGTTCCAGTAAAA ATTAGCCACCATTTGGAGAGCGTTCCTTTCATGCCTATGATTGAAATGGTTCCTGCTCCTACCGATTTAAGCACTGACATATTGGAGGAATCTGCAGAGATAGGGATAGCTATGCGACAGATCCAAGAGCTTATGGATTTAGAAAAGGAAGCAGAAATAGTGGACGATGCTCCGGACGATGCTCCGTTCGTCGAGAGTCCCATAATGGCGTGCTGGACTGACAAAAAGATCGATTTAAGCCACGAGAACAATGTAGAGGACAATGTAGAGGACAATGTAGAGGACAATGTAGAGGACACTGAGATAATGACTCTTTTCGAATTGGGTGATGAAGGCGATCGTACACCGGAAATAGATCGTTGCCTGAAAATCTTTACCACTAAAACGCCAAGTGAAATTGACGATCAACTGGCCGTCACAACGGAGTTCTTCGAACGGTTGCCAAATTCGTCCACAGTCGATTTAGAAAAGGCAGACCtcatggaggaggaggaggtccTTGACTATGAAGAGGATGAAGACGTGGACGATGATGTCTTGTCGGTTACGGCCACATCTTGGGATGACATGGATGAGGAGGAAAAACAACCAGAGCCCTCAAAAGCTTCATTGAGAAATTTTCGTATACCTCGACTTACCAAAGAAATACTCCAGTCGCAGCCGCAAATAATGTGCTCGCTGTACAATAATGAGGTACTCAACAAAAAGGAACAAGAGGAGCCACAGAGGCGGACATCAAAGCAACGGAAATCATCAGGGTCTGCTACATCTACAGCATCTGCTTCACCATTCGTGCTCGCCCAACATGTAGTGCCTCCTCCAGCATTGGCGTCTGCTCTACCATTGGAGGCTACCCCAATAATCGAACCGCTGTACGACCAGAGGCAGAACATATTCGGCCATAACGCGAATCCAGTGGCTCCAGCTATAACTTTAACGCCGCCTCCAGCTGCAGTATGCACTCCAATAATAAGTCCCCGACAGGATAACCGAACATTGACGATGCAGCAGGCTGCAACAGTAACGCCATCGCTTGGCAATCCACGTACCCAGGCAATTGCTGCTCGGCATGTGATCGAACCCGTACCGAAATTTGATGCGCCTTATCCTTCAACTGCTGCGACTAAGCAAACTATTAGTACGGACAGGACCAAGTGGTTTAGTGCTGAGTATTGGATGTTGAATTTGTTTGGAGTCAATTGCTTGGCAAATCTAGACGATGTGAAGTGCGCCCAAAGCTGTAATCATACATTTACCGGCATCGGAGAGTTTAGCCAGAAACTGATGAGACTGGATGTGGATAGCCTGTTATTCACATATCACCGAATGCTAATGCGTAGTCAACGTCTCTTCCTGACATTCGCTTCGGCTTATGTTGATATATTTGAAGCTAAAAATCTGCAGAACGACTTGCTGCACTTGCTGATGGATTGTCGATTGTACAAGTCACTTTGTGCTTCCATTATTAATAAAGCCTTTACTGCCTTGAAAAACATGGGCTTGGAAACGCAGGCCACACGTTGCATTATGGAATACCTATGGATGCCTTGTAAATCGCGCAAATTCGCGGAAATGACGTTTACAATATTAAAAGTTCTTGGATCCTCTAATTGGTACAACTATACTGATAAAATGGTAGAACTATGCCAGATATATGAGTTCAGTTTACCAACTGAGGTTTTATTAACCATTCTCTCGTCGGCCAACGAGAGACACGAATTGAAAAGCGAGGCCGTAAAGTTCTTTTTGGTCATGGGTGTGGCCCCTGAGGAACGGAAAGAAGAGCTGACGGCAGCTCTCAAGCTATTTGCGGCAATAGATCATTAG